A single genomic interval of Pelagerythrobacter marensis harbors:
- the tilS gene encoding tRNA lysidine(34) synthetase TilS has translation MLLAHRALPGRVEAATVDHGLRPESAAEAAMVADVCRELGVRHATLPVSLDRGNVQGQARAARYSALTGWLGERSLDALATAHHADDQAETLLMRLNRGSGLPGLAGIRSATLLPDRTHFVVRPLLEWRRAELAALVEAAGLEAADDPSNRDPAYDRARIRQAIEEADWLDPVAIATSARLLAEAEEAIEAMLAHEFQVAVATEDGCVRYRPGGPRLIRHLAVERIFGMFAKHPRGSRIAALVSALEGGGKGNLAGILARAEGDCWIFSEEPARRSG, from the coding sequence TTGCTGCTCGCGCACCGGGCGCTGCCGGGCCGGGTCGAAGCGGCGACGGTCGATCACGGGTTGCGGCCCGAAAGCGCGGCAGAGGCGGCGATGGTCGCCGATGTCTGCCGCGAACTCGGCGTGAGACATGCGACTCTGCCGGTTAGCCTGGACCGGGGAAACGTCCAGGGGCAGGCGCGCGCGGCGCGCTATTCCGCCCTGACCGGCTGGCTGGGCGAAAGGTCGCTCGACGCGCTGGCCACGGCCCACCATGCCGACGATCAGGCCGAAACGCTGCTGATGCGACTGAACCGCGGCAGCGGCCTGCCCGGGCTGGCAGGCATCCGTTCCGCCACGCTCCTGCCCGACAGGACGCATTTCGTTGTCCGTCCCCTGCTGGAATGGCGCCGGGCCGAACTGGCCGCGCTGGTGGAGGCGGCGGGGCTGGAGGCGGCGGACGATCCCAGCAACCGCGATCCGGCCTACGACCGCGCCCGCATCAGGCAAGCGATCGAGGAGGCCGACTGGCTCGATCCCGTGGCAATCGCGACAAGCGCGCGGTTGCTGGCCGAAGCGGAAGAAGCGATCGAGGCCATGCTGGCGCACGAATTCCAGGTCGCCGTCGCGACGGAGGACGGGTGCGTGCGCTATCGCCCGGGCGGCCCGCGCCTGATCCGTCACCTTGCGGTGGAACGCATCTTCGGCATGTTTGCGAAACATCCGCGCGGCAGCCGGATCGCCGCGCTGGTGAGCGCTCTCGAAGGCGGGGGGAAGGGGAACCTTGCAGGCATTCTCGCCCGCGCGGAGGGGGATTGCTGGATCTTCAGCGAGGAGCCCGCCCGGCGATCGGGCTGA
- the zwf gene encoding glucose-6-phosphate dehydrogenase yields the protein MSFTADRLVLFGATGDLAQRMLLPSLCALDHDGLLAQDLRIVGTARSDLDDGEFRNFAREALETYLPANRRGGMADFLNRLSYQPLDATTLEGYEELAARVGEPARGLAIFLSTAPSLFEPTIRGLQHAGLDGPNVRMCLEKPLGTDLATSCEINDAVAAAFPEERIFRIDHYLGKETVQNLLALRFANILFEPLWNAAHIEHVQITVAETVGLEGRVAFYDDAGALRDMVQNHMLQLLALVAMEPPGSFDATAVRDEKVKVLRSLRAVAEGETVTGQYRAGAIQGEAVPGYDEELGQVSDTETFVAIKAHVDNWRWKGVPFYLRTGKRMPERVTEIVVQFRCIPHSIFEGKGAKVQANKLVIGIQPEENITLSLMAKVPGLDREGIRLRSVPLNIAMPHAFSGAVRRIAYERLLLDLLEGDQTLFVRRDEVEAQWEWIDAIRAGWSEQGLKPRTYTAGSWGPSAAIALAERDGVTWHE from the coding sequence ATGAGCTTCACCGCGGATCGACTGGTCCTGTTCGGCGCCACGGGCGATCTGGCGCAGCGCATGTTGCTGCCGTCGCTATGCGCGCTCGATCACGATGGGCTCCTGGCACAGGACCTCAGGATCGTCGGGACCGCACGATCCGACCTCGACGACGGCGAATTCCGCAATTTCGCGCGCGAGGCGCTGGAGACATATCTGCCCGCCAACCGGCGCGGCGGCATGGCGGATTTCCTCAACCGGCTGAGCTACCAGCCGCTCGACGCCACCACACTCGAGGGATACGAGGAACTGGCCGCACGCGTCGGAGAGCCCGCCCGCGGCCTCGCGATCTTCCTGTCCACCGCGCCGAGCCTGTTCGAACCCACGATTCGCGGCCTCCAGCACGCCGGGCTGGACGGGCCGAACGTGCGCATGTGCCTCGAAAAGCCGCTGGGAACCGATCTGGCGACAAGTTGCGAGATCAACGATGCGGTCGCCGCGGCCTTTCCCGAAGAGCGGATTTTCCGCATCGATCACTATCTGGGCAAGGAGACGGTGCAGAACCTGCTCGCCCTGCGGTTCGCCAATATCCTGTTCGAGCCGCTGTGGAACGCCGCGCATATCGAACACGTTCAGATCACCGTGGCGGAAACGGTCGGCCTTGAAGGACGCGTCGCCTTTTACGACGACGCCGGCGCGCTGCGCGACATGGTGCAGAACCATATGCTGCAGTTGCTGGCGCTGGTCGCGATGGAACCGCCGGGCAGCTTCGATGCGACCGCAGTGCGGGACGAGAAGGTCAAGGTCCTGCGCAGCCTGCGCGCGGTCGCGGAAGGCGAAACGGTTACCGGCCAGTATCGCGCCGGCGCGATCCAGGGAGAGGCGGTGCCCGGTTACGACGAGGAACTGGGCCAGGTTTCCGACACCGAAACGTTCGTCGCGATCAAGGCCCACGTCGACAACTGGCGCTGGAAGGGCGTGCCGTTCTATCTGCGCACCGGCAAGCGGATGCCCGAACGGGTGACCGAGATCGTGGTCCAGTTCCGCTGCATCCCGCACTCGATTTTCGAAGGCAAGGGCGCGAAAGTCCAGGCCAACAAGCTGGTGATCGGGATTCAGCCGGAAGAGAATATCACCCTGTCGCTGATGGCCAAAGTCCCCGGGCTGGACCGCGAGGGTATTCGCCTGCGCAGCGTGCCGCTCAACATCGCGATGCCGCACGCTTTCTCCGGCGCCGTGCGCCGCATCGCTTACGAACGACTGCTGCTCGACTTGCTCGAAGGCGACCAGACGCTTTTCGTCCGCCGCGACGAGGTGGAGGCGCAGTGGGAATGGATCGACGCGATCCGCGCCGGATGGAGCGAGCAGGGCCTGAAGCCACGCACTTACACGGCCGGCAGCTGGGGCCCGAGCGCCGCGATCGCCCTGGCCGAGCGCGACGGGGTGACCTGGCATGAATAG
- a CDS encoding helix-turn-helix domain-containing protein produces the protein MSDETHESPGELPLEGAGQRLRRAREEAGLTVEQVAAETRIPLRHLEVIEAGDFEALPARTYAIGFSRTYAKAVGLDPSDIARQVREETGAARVHEPVRSSSFEPGDPARVPTRGLAWLSALAALLLIAGGFAYFRDYFFPGAGPGPIAVPQEADRASQQADAGREAPARQPDAAAGPVVFTALEDETWVKFYDANGDQLMQKRMAEGETYTVPADAEGPLIWTGRPYALAITVGGRSVPKLSEVDEIVRDVPVSAEALLARAEAAEADDEDAGEGA, from the coding sequence ATGTCGGACGAAACACATGAATCTCCGGGCGAACTGCCGCTGGAGGGCGCTGGGCAACGCCTCCGCCGTGCGCGCGAGGAAGCGGGCCTGACGGTCGAACAGGTCGCTGCCGAAACGCGCATTCCGCTGCGACACCTCGAAGTGATCGAAGCCGGCGATTTCGAGGCGCTGCCGGCCCGCACTTATGCAATCGGTTTCTCGCGCACATATGCCAAGGCGGTCGGGCTCGATCCGTCCGACATCGCGCGCCAGGTGCGCGAGGAAACCGGCGCCGCCCGAGTGCACGAGCCGGTGCGGAGCAGCAGTTTCGAACCGGGCGATCCGGCGCGCGTGCCGACGCGCGGGCTGGCCTGGCTGAGCGCCCTGGCCGCGCTGTTGCTGATCGCGGGCGGGTTTGCCTATTTCAGGGACTATTTCTTTCCCGGGGCCGGCCCCGGGCCGATCGCCGTGCCGCAAGAGGCCGACCGTGCATCGCAGCAGGCCGATGCGGGCCGCGAAGCGCCCGCGCGGCAGCCGGATGCCGCGGCGGGGCCGGTCGTGTTCACCGCGCTGGAAGACGAAACCTGGGTCAAGTTCTACGATGCCAACGGCGACCAGCTGATGCAGAAGCGGATGGCGGAGGGCGAAACCTACACCGTGCCTGCGGATGCGGAAGGGCCGCTGATCTGGACCGGACGGCCCTATGCCCTGGCCATCACCGTCGGCGGGCGCAGCGTGCCCAAATTGTCGGAAGTCGACGAAATCGTGCGCGACGTGCCGGTCAGCGCGGAGGCGCTGCTGGCTCGCGCCGAAGCGGCGGAGGCGGACGATGAAGACGCAGGCGAAGGCGCGTAA
- the eda gene encoding bifunctional 4-hydroxy-2-oxoglutarate aldolase/2-dehydro-3-deoxy-phosphogluconate aldolase: MTDIATLMNTAPVIPVIVIDDVADAVPLARALVAGGLPVLEVTMRTPAALEAIAAMKQVPGAIVGAGTVTNEHELDQALRAGSEFIVSPGLTEPLGRAAIDRNVPFLPGIANAGDIMRGLDLGLTHFKFFPAMAAGGLPALKALAAPFGPCRFCPTGGIGPDNAAEWLAFDPVLCVGGSWVAPRGTPDPSAIEQLARQAAGLGR, from the coding sequence ATGACCGATATCGCCACCCTGATGAACACCGCCCCCGTGATCCCGGTGATCGTGATCGACGACGTGGCCGACGCCGTGCCGCTGGCCCGGGCGCTGGTGGCGGGCGGACTGCCGGTGCTGGAAGTGACCATGCGCACGCCCGCCGCGCTGGAGGCGATCGCGGCGATGAAGCAGGTCCCCGGCGCGATTGTCGGCGCCGGGACGGTGACCAACGAGCATGAGCTGGACCAGGCCCTGCGCGCAGGCAGCGAGTTCATCGTATCCCCCGGCCTGACCGAGCCGCTGGGCCGCGCGGCGATCGATCGCAACGTGCCGTTCCTTCCCGGGATCGCCAATGCCGGCGACATCATGCGCGGGCTCGACCTGGGGCTGACGCATTTCAAGTTCTTCCCCGCCATGGCCGCCGGCGGGCTGCCGGCTCTCAAGGCCCTGGCGGCGCCGTTCGGTCCCTGCCGGTTCTGCCCGACCGGCGGCATAGGGCCGGACAATGCCGCCGAATGGCTCGCGTTCGATCCGGTCCTGTGCGTCGGCGGGAGCTGGGTCGCGCCGCGCGGCACGCCCGACCCTTCGGCGATAGAGCAGCTCGCGCGGCAGGCCGCCGGTCTGGGGCGTTAA
- a CDS encoding YdcH family protein, translated as MVSSHVNALQTKHAGLEQRLRAELNRPSPDAATIQAIKRQKLRIKEELSAI; from the coding sequence ATGGTATCGTCTCACGTCAACGCCCTGCAAACCAAGCACGCCGGTCTGGAGCAGCGCTTGCGCGCCGAGCTTAACCGGCCATCACCCGACGCGGCGACGATTCAGGCGATCAAACGGCAGAAGCTCAGGATCAAGGAAGAGCTGTCGGCCATCTGA
- a CDS encoding DUF1465 family protein, producing the protein MGTHADISRTIIEALYEEALLLADEVRATFDLSQGCLPKHEHDFARIALSVEGLRTTTRVMHALAWLLNRRAHFNGEMSEFQLRRYGTLPPDRPADPDNLCYLPAQICDLIRTSERLHARIARLDRAWRDSFEMRPAAVLRLRERLGRAVGET; encoded by the coding sequence ATGGGCACGCATGCGGATATCAGCCGGACGATCATCGAGGCGCTTTACGAAGAGGCGCTGTTGCTGGCGGACGAAGTCCGCGCCACGTTCGACCTGTCGCAAGGCTGCCTGCCCAAGCACGAACACGATTTCGCGCGCATTGCCCTGTCGGTGGAGGGGCTGCGCACCACCACCAGGGTGATGCATGCGCTGGCCTGGCTGCTCAACCGGCGCGCGCATTTCAACGGCGAGATGAGCGAGTTCCAGCTGCGCCGCTACGGCACGCTGCCGCCCGACCGGCCCGCGGACCCGGACAATCTCTGCTACCTCCCCGCGCAGATCTGCGACCTGATCCGCACCAGCGAAAGACTCCATGCCCGAATCGCAAGGCTCGACCGGGCCTGGCGCGACAGCTTCGAAATGCGGCCCGCGGCCGTCCTGCGGCTGCGCGAAAGGCTCGGCCGGGCGGTCGGCGAAACCTAG
- a CDS encoding tetratricopeptide repeat protein, with translation MTSRTGRAILGVLAIVTVGAGTGPALAQDGSAEARLRKLEAEVRALQRTVFPGPEGRFFQPEISGASQSRANAGQTPPAMPSTTAVTDILARLDALEAQIQSLTAQTESNANALGQLETRLAALEVTGGAAAGQGGGSTAAQDNLSAMTGGASTPAAATPPPPPPPAAGPTAARLAAVQEIAKPQTDDPGDDEYSYGFRLWDAGFYPEAQQQLALFVEKYPDHWRTTYGRNLLGRAYLDAGKPEEAAPWFLRNYQADKQAARAPDSLLYLAEAMIAIKDTSRACIALAEFAETYPAIATGRLSDQYEANRRKVSCN, from the coding sequence ATGACCAGCCGCACGGGGCGTGCAATTCTTGGCGTACTGGCAATCGTAACGGTCGGGGCCGGAACGGGGCCGGCGCTGGCGCAGGATGGCAGCGCCGAAGCGCGGCTGCGCAAGCTGGAGGCCGAAGTGCGGGCCTTGCAGCGCACCGTCTTCCCGGGGCCGGAGGGGCGCTTCTTCCAGCCCGAGATTTCGGGGGCGAGCCAGTCGCGGGCCAATGCGGGGCAGACGCCCCCGGCCATGCCCTCGACCACGGCGGTGACCGACATTCTCGCCCGTCTCGACGCGCTGGAGGCGCAGATTCAGTCGCTCACCGCCCAGACGGAAAGCAACGCCAACGCGCTCGGCCAGCTGGAAACGCGCCTCGCCGCGCTCGAGGTGACCGGCGGCGCCGCGGCCGGGCAGGGCGGCGGATCGACGGCGGCGCAGGACAATCTTTCCGCGATGACCGGCGGCGCTTCCACGCCTGCGGCCGCCACACCGCCGCCACCGCCGCCGCCCGCAGCCGGGCCGACGGCGGCGCGGCTTGCGGCGGTCCAGGAAATTGCCAAGCCGCAGACCGACGATCCTGGCGACGACGAATACTCGTACGGCTTCCGTCTCTGGGACGCGGGGTTCTATCCCGAGGCGCAGCAGCAACTGGCGCTGTTCGTCGAGAAATATCCCGATCACTGGCGGACGACTTATGGCCGGAACCTCCTCGGCCGGGCCTATCTGGATGCGGGCAAGCCCGAAGAGGCCGCGCCGTGGTTCCTCAGGAACTATCAGGCCGACAAGCAGGCGGCGCGGGCGCCCGACAGCCTGCTCTATCTTGCCGAGGCGATGATCGCCATCAAGGATACCAGCCGCGCCTGTATCGCGCTGGCCGAATTCGCCGAGACCTATCCGGCGATCGCGACCGGGCGCCTTTCGGATCAGTATGAAGCGAACCGGCGCAAGGTGAGCTGCAATTGA
- the ptsP gene encoding phosphoenolpyruvate--protein phosphotransferase, whose translation MSAAAAARRILTRLHEVMASRLHAQGKLDQVVDIIADSLDSEVCSIYLLREGMLELFATHGLNAEAVHVTRMAIGEGLVGTIAENVETLNLAEAKAHPDFQYRPETGEEKFHSFAGVPIVYRERAVGVLCVQHVDPRRYEDIEIEALQTTAMVLSELISNNELIDEEEARGLTPADTGPATISGLPLVKGLASGVAVYHQPRITIDQVMADDIEAERQRVYRAFDRMRDQIDSLADRAEFGVGGEHEEVLETYKMFAYDEGWSRRINEAIDAGLTAEAAIERVQQRTRMRMREIDDPLLQDRMHDLEDLANRLLRIVSGQIGTAASQGLRGDAILIARNLGPAELLEYDRRRLKGVILEEGSLTAHVVIVARAMGVPVLGRVRGLRGMVQEGDLVLLDADNGNAVARPAQQVVEAFQTRFAKSRERQALYAELRDVEPFTRCGTRIEVMINAGLRDDISALPLVGADGIGLFRTEFQFLVSATLPQRERQFRLYRDVLDAAGDRPVIFRTVDIGGDKALPYLRESEFENDENPAMGWRALRLALEREGLLKVQARALLEAAAGRALYVMFPMVSEPWEFDAARAVFDSQLAHLRRKKKLLPEAIRYGAMLEVPALAEVLDQLLPRIAFLSVGTNDLTQFLFAADRANPKLAERYDWLSPAILRFLRRISLATAGSGVDLGVCGEMGGRRLEALALLGLGFRRLSITPVAVGPIKELVRQVDLRELEKAMQAWLSAPPPDMRAAITAWASERGIETD comes from the coding sequence ATGAGCGCAGCCGCCGCAGCCCGCCGCATCCTTACCCGCCTGCACGAGGTCATGGCCTCGCGTCTGCACGCGCAGGGCAAGCTCGATCAGGTCGTCGACATCATCGCCGACTCGCTCGATAGCGAGGTGTGCTCGATCTACCTCCTGCGCGAGGGGATGCTGGAGCTTTTCGCGACGCATGGCCTCAATGCCGAAGCCGTTCACGTCACGCGCATGGCGATCGGCGAGGGGCTGGTCGGCACGATCGCGGAAAATGTCGAAACGCTGAACCTGGCCGAAGCCAAGGCGCACCCCGATTTCCAGTACCGGCCCGAAACGGGGGAGGAAAAATTCCATTCCTTCGCCGGGGTGCCGATCGTCTATCGCGAACGGGCGGTGGGGGTTCTGTGCGTGCAACACGTCGACCCCCGCCGGTACGAGGATATCGAGATCGAGGCCCTGCAGACGACCGCGATGGTCCTGTCGGAGCTGATTTCGAACAACGAGTTGATCGACGAGGAGGAAGCCCGCGGCCTCACCCCCGCCGATACCGGGCCGGCCACGATTTCCGGCCTGCCGCTGGTCAAGGGGCTGGCCAGCGGCGTGGCCGTCTATCACCAGCCGCGGATTACGATCGACCAGGTCATGGCCGACGATATCGAGGCCGAGCGCCAGCGGGTCTATCGCGCGTTCGACAGGATGCGCGACCAGATCGACAGCCTGGCGGACCGGGCGGAGTTCGGCGTCGGCGGCGAACACGAAGAGGTTCTCGAAACCTACAAGATGTTCGCTTACGACGAAGGGTGGAGCCGGCGGATAAACGAGGCGATCGATGCCGGGCTGACGGCGGAGGCCGCGATCGAGCGCGTGCAGCAACGCACCCGGATGCGTATGCGCGAGATCGACGATCCGTTGCTGCAGGACCGGATGCACGATCTGGAAGACCTCGCCAACCGGCTGCTGCGGATCGTGTCGGGCCAGATCGGGACCGCGGCCAGTCAGGGCCTGCGCGGCGATGCGATCCTGATTGCCAGGAACCTGGGGCCGGCCGAATTGCTCGAATACGACCGGCGGCGGTTGAAGGGCGTGATTCTGGAAGAAGGATCGCTGACCGCGCACGTCGTGATAGTGGCGCGCGCGATGGGCGTCCCCGTGCTCGGCCGGGTGCGCGGCCTGCGCGGTATGGTGCAGGAAGGCGATCTTGTCCTGCTCGACGCCGACAACGGCAATGCCGTCGCTCGCCCGGCGCAGCAGGTGGTCGAAGCGTTTCAGACGCGGTTTGCCAAATCACGCGAGCGGCAGGCGCTCTATGCCGAGCTGCGCGACGTCGAACCGTTCACCCGCTGCGGGACCCGAATCGAAGTGATGATCAACGCGGGGCTGCGCGACGACATTTCCGCCCTCCCGCTGGTCGGCGCCGACGGGATCGGCCTGTTCCGCACCGAATTCCAGTTCCTCGTTTCCGCCACTTTGCCGCAGCGCGAACGGCAGTTCCGGCTCTATCGCGACGTGCTCGACGCGGCCGGCGATCGCCCGGTGATCTTTCGCACGGTCGACATCGGCGGCGACAAGGCGCTGCCGTATTTGCGCGAAAGCGAGTTCGAGAACGACGAGAATCCCGCGATGGGCTGGCGCGCGCTGCGCCTGGCGCTCGAGCGGGAAGGGTTGCTCAAGGTCCAGGCGCGCGCCCTGCTCGAAGCGGCAGCCGGCCGGGCGCTCTACGTCATGTTTCCGATGGTCAGCGAACCGTGGGAGTTCGATGCGGCGAGGGCGGTGTTCGACAGTCAGCTTGCGCATTTGCGCCGCAAGAAGAAGCTGTTGCCGGAAGCGATCCGCTACGGAGCCATGCTCGAAGTGCCGGCGCTCGCCGAAGTTCTCGACCAGTTGCTGCCGCGCATCGCCTTTCTCTCGGTCGGGACCAACGACCTTACCCAGTTCCTCTTCGCGGCCGACCGGGCCAATCCCAAGCTCGCCGAACGCTACGACTGGCTGAGCCCGGCGATCCTGCGGTTCCTTCGCCGCATTTCGCTGGCCACCGCAGGGAGCGGGGTGGATCTCGGCGTATGCGGCGAAATGGGCGGGCGCCGGCTGGAGGCGCTTGCCCTGCTCGGTCTCGGGTTCCGCCGGCTCTCGATCACGCCGGTCGCGGTCGGCCCGATCAAGGAACTGGTGCGCCAGGTCGATCTGCGCGAACTGGAAAAGGCGATGCAGGCCTGGCTCTCTGCCCCGCCGCCGGACATGCGCGCCGCGATCACGGCCTGGGCCAGCGAGCGCGGCATCGAAACCGACTGA
- the edd gene encoding phosphogluconate dehydratase, with amino-acid sequence MTLHDTVHRVTQRVIANSRATRSGYLELMQREADNRPDRSSVSCSNLAHAYAGALEDQEALKANRGPNIGIVSAYNDMLSAHQPYGRYPERLKIYAREVGATAQVAGGTPAMCDGVTQGETGMELSLFSRDVIALSTGVALSHAMYDGVLTLGICDKIVPGLLIGALRFGHLPCIFVPSGPMPSGIPNKEKQRVRQLYAEGKVGRAELLESELGSYHSPGTCTFYGTANSNQMMMELMGLHIPGAAFIQPGTKLRQALDREAVHRVAAIGQDGEDYRPLARCVDEKAIVNAAVGLLATGGSTNHAIHIPAMARAAGIVFDWNDLAELSSAVPLLAHVYPNGAGDVNQFHAAGGMGYVIGELLEAGLAHRDVLTVGADDLSGYALEPGLDRDALVWRNPGPSGDRAMLRPVSDPFQPDGGMRLLQGNLGRACFKSSSVARDRWTIEAPCRVFDTQRQVAEAFKAGELDRDVVAVVRFQGPRANGMPELHKLTPPLGVLQDRGYRVALITDGRMSGASGKVPAAIHCTPEALGGGPLARLRDGDVVRICAESGEISTQADLDAREPAPEPAPEAGTGRELFAMFRNFADSAEKGGSAMLATAGL; translated from the coding sequence ATGACCCTCCACGACACCGTTCACCGCGTCACCCAGCGGGTGATCGCAAACTCGCGCGCGACCCGCTCCGGCTATCTCGAGCTGATGCAGCGCGAGGCGGACAACCGGCCCGATCGCAGCAGCGTCTCGTGCTCCAACCTCGCCCACGCCTATGCCGGCGCGCTGGAGGATCAGGAAGCGCTGAAAGCCAACCGGGGGCCGAATATCGGCATCGTCAGCGCCTACAACGACATGCTGTCGGCGCATCAGCCCTATGGCCGCTATCCCGAACGGCTCAAGATCTATGCCCGCGAGGTCGGGGCCACGGCCCAGGTCGCCGGCGGCACCCCGGCGATGTGCGACGGGGTGACACAAGGCGAAACGGGCATGGAGCTGAGCCTGTTCAGCCGCGACGTCATCGCCCTGTCCACCGGTGTCGCGTTGAGCCACGCGATGTACGACGGGGTGCTCACACTCGGCATCTGCGACAAGATCGTGCCCGGCCTGCTGATCGGCGCGCTGCGTTTCGGCCACTTGCCCTGCATCTTCGTCCCTTCCGGTCCAATGCCGAGCGGCATCCCCAACAAGGAAAAGCAGCGCGTCCGCCAGCTCTATGCCGAAGGCAAGGTGGGGCGCGCGGAACTGCTGGAAAGCGAGCTGGGGTCATATCATTCGCCCGGCACCTGCACGTTCTATGGCACGGCCAATTCCAACCAGATGATGATGGAGCTGATGGGCCTGCATATCCCCGGCGCCGCCTTCATCCAGCCGGGCACGAAGCTGCGCCAGGCACTCGACCGCGAGGCGGTGCATCGGGTCGCGGCGATCGGGCAGGACGGCGAGGATTACCGGCCGCTCGCCCGCTGCGTGGACGAAAAGGCGATCGTCAATGCCGCCGTCGGCCTTCTCGCGACCGGGGGATCGACCAACCATGCGATCCACATTCCGGCGATGGCCCGCGCCGCCGGGATCGTATTCGACTGGAACGACCTCGCCGAACTGTCTTCCGCCGTTCCACTGCTCGCGCATGTCTATCCCAACGGCGCGGGCGACGTGAACCAGTTCCACGCCGCCGGCGGCATGGGCTACGTGATCGGCGAACTGCTCGAGGCCGGGCTCGCCCATCGCGACGTGCTGACCGTCGGCGCGGACGACCTGTCGGGCTATGCGCTGGAACCGGGGCTGGATCGGGATGCGCTGGTCTGGCGCAATCCCGGCCCCAGCGGCGACCGCGCCATGCTGCGTCCGGTCTCCGACCCGTTTCAGCCGGACGGCGGGATGCGGCTGCTTCAGGGCAATCTCGGCCGCGCCTGCTTCAAATCGTCTTCGGTCGCACGCGACCGCTGGACGATCGAGGCGCCGTGCCGCGTCTTCGACACCCAGCGCCAGGTCGCCGAAGCCTTCAAGGCCGGCGAACTCGATCGCGACGTGGTGGCGGTCGTCCGCTTCCAGGGGCCGCGCGCCAACGGCATGCCCGAACTTCACAAGCTGACACCGCCGCTGGGGGTGCTGCAGGATCGCGGGTATCGCGTCGCGCTGATCACCGACGGACGCATGTCGGGCGCCAGCGGCAAAGTTCCGGCGGCGATCCATTGCACGCCCGAGGCGCTCGGCGGCGGCCCGCTGGCACGCCTGCGCGACGGCGACGTGGTGCGGATCTGCGCGGAAAGCGGTGAAATCTCGACCCAGGCCGATCTGGACGCCCGCGAACCCGCGCCCGAACCGGCACCCGAGGCCGGGACCGGCCGCGAACTGTTCGCCATGTTCCGCAATTTCGCCGACAGCGCCGAGAAGGGCGGATCGGCCATGCTTGCCACAGCAGGACTTTGA
- a CDS encoding L,D-transpeptidase family protein, protein MNPMLKWIGGATAAVVLLFGGAMLASGLWPRSETRDTAPVSLETAIPVDEAALAEADDGKSAEGKASATLAASDGTAGSASAPAPQSASATEADAFVVKRILPIDGPIKYGEWHWDDEGVPPGPLVITVDLEARVISIFRDGYEIGAAAAMLGTDAHPTPVGTFPILSKERHNVSEKYGNAPMPWTLRLTHDGIAIHGGSEVENGYASHGCIAIPDELASRLFAVAKKGDKVIITRGETLQMGEAII, encoded by the coding sequence ATGAACCCGATGCTGAAATGGATCGGCGGCGCGACCGCCGCAGTCGTTCTCCTGTTCGGCGGTGCGATGCTGGCGAGCGGGTTATGGCCCCGCAGCGAAACGCGCGACACGGCGCCCGTATCGCTCGAAACGGCGATCCCGGTCGACGAGGCGGCGCTGGCCGAAGCGGACGACGGGAAATCGGCCGAAGGCAAGGCGTCGGCGACGCTTGCCGCGAGCGATGGGACGGCCGGAAGCGCTTCCGCACCGGCTCCTCAATCAGCCTCCGCGACCGAAGCCGACGCATTCGTCGTCAAGCGGATCCTGCCGATCGACGGCCCGATCAAATATGGCGAATGGCACTGGGACGACGAAGGCGTTCCACCGGGGCCGCTGGTCATCACGGTCGATCTCGAAGCGCGCGTGATTTCGATCTTCCGAGACGGCTACGAGATCGGCGCCGCCGCGGCCATGCTGGGGACCGACGCGCACCCCACGCCGGTGGGGACGTTCCCGATCCTTTCCAAGGAACGGCACAACGTCTCGGAGAAATACGGCAATGCGCCGATGCCGTGGACGCTGCGCCTGACGCACGACGGCATTGCCATCCACGGCGGTTCCGAAGTGGAAAACGGCTATGCCAGCCACGGGTGCATCGCGATCCCGGACGAACTGGCCAGCCGTCTGTTCGCAGTGGCGAAGAAGGGCGACAAGGTGATCATCACCCGCGGCGAGACGCTGCAGATGGGCGAAGCCATTATCTGA
- a CDS encoding YdcH family protein, which yields MNEQELRKRLATLRVEHRDLDAAIEALRAAGSTDQLQIARLKKQKLRLRDRIAAIEDELLPDIIA from the coding sequence ATGAACGAGCAGGAACTGCGCAAACGGCTGGCGACCCTGCGGGTCGAGCACCGCGATCTCGATGCCGCGATCGAGGCCTTGCGCGCGGCCGGTTCGACCGACCAGCTCCAGATCGCCCGGCTCAAGAAGCAGAAACTGCGCCTGCGCGACCGCATCGCCGCGATCGAGGACGAGCTGTTGCCCGACATCATCGCCTGA